In one Oscillospiraceae bacterium genomic region, the following are encoded:
- the aguA gene encoding putative agmatine deiminase: MAKRIDSTPRRDGYRMPGEFEPQKQIWMLWPERPDNWRSGAKPAQKTFLNVAAAISEFEPVTVCVSKEQYANARNLLPRDIRVVEIASNDAWIRDCGPTFLVNDKGGVRAVDWDFNAWGGLVDGLYFPWDMDDMVAQKVCEIEGVDTYRTPGFVLEGGSFHVDGEGTLITTEMCLLSQGRNPHMSKEEIEAQLKEYLNLEKIIWVKDGIDPDETNGHIDDVACYIRPGEVGCIWTDDPDSRFYQASHDAYETLCSATDAKGRKLKVHKLCMPKHNVTIKGDFEIDYVEGTLPREEGEVSIASYMNFLIVNGGVIVPQYGDENDALALQTIQAWFPDRKAVGVRTEEVAYGGGNIHCITQQQCK, encoded by the coding sequence ATGGCAAAGCGTATTGACAGCACGCCCCGCAGGGACGGCTACCGGATGCCGGGCGAGTTTGAACCCCAGAAGCAGATTTGGATGCTGTGGCCGGAGCGCCCCGACAACTGGAGATCCGGCGCCAAGCCCGCACAAAAGACCTTTCTCAACGTGGCGGCGGCAATTTCCGAGTTTGAACCTGTAACGGTGTGCGTTTCCAAGGAGCAGTATGCCAACGCCCGCAACCTGCTGCCCCGTGATATTCGTGTGGTGGAGATCGCCAGCAACGACGCCTGGATTCGCGACTGCGGCCCCACCTTCCTGGTAAACGACAAGGGCGGCGTCCGTGCCGTGGACTGGGACTTTAACGCCTGGGGCGGCCTGGTGGATGGATTGTATTTTCCCTGGGACATGGATGACATGGTGGCCCAGAAGGTCTGCGAGATCGAGGGCGTGGACACCTATCGGACCCCCGGCTTTGTGCTGGAGGGCGGTTCCTTCCACGTGGATGGCGAAGGCACGCTGATTACGACCGAAATGTGCCTTCTCTCCCAGGGCCGGAATCCTCATATGAGCAAGGAGGAGATCGAGGCCCAGCTGAAGGAGTATCTGAACCTGGAAAAGATTATTTGGGTGAAGGACGGCATCGATCCCGACGAAACCAACGGGCATATTGATGACGTGGCCTGCTACATCCGTCCCGGGGAGGTCGGCTGCATCTGGACCGATGATCCTGACAGCCGCTTCTACCAGGCTTCCCACGACGCTTATGAGACGCTGTGCAGCGCCACGGACGCCAAGGGCCGCAAGCTGAAGGTTCATAAGCTGTGCATGCCCAAGCACAACGTTACCATCAAGGGCGACTTTGAAATCGACTATGTGGAAGGCACCCTGCCCCGCGAGGAGGGCGAGGTCTCCATCGCTTCCTATATGAACTTCCTCATCGTCAACGGCGGCGTGATCGTGCCGCAGTATGGTGACGAGAACGATGCGCTGGCGCTGCAAACCATCCAGGCGTGGTTCCCCGACCGCAAGGCCGTGGGCGTCCGGACGGAGGAGGTCGCTTACGGCGGCGGCAACATCCACTGCATTACCCAGCAGCAGTGTAAGTGA
- a CDS encoding phosphosugar-binding protein has translation MDFFERVNSHLPELNVNERKLFDYVVHNIRQMVDCSIRQMAQDNYVSTTTIVRFVKKLGFEGYREFSNSIRVAVHSMDKTEIPQVFREKQYKEEYLKNIMESMRVLPLDTVEKFRAALNCAKNIYFYGDGLDRDAAHYAYRLFTSMGYCTYFPADNYEVSSMLAHISDGDILFLFSLTGESEGAIEMVENSKLRCRPLVASVTWSGNNTLQNLSDLDFYMFADKLTYNGYNLTSRVSMIAIVEMLAYYIIATEK, from the coding sequence GTGGACTTTTTTGAACGGGTTAATTCCCACCTGCCGGAATTAAACGTCAACGAGCGCAAATTGTTTGATTACGTCGTTCATAATATACGCCAGATGGTGGATTGCAGCATCCGCCAGATGGCGCAGGATAACTATGTCTCCACCACGACCATCGTTCGATTTGTTAAAAAGCTGGGGTTTGAGGGCTACCGGGAGTTTTCCAACTCCATCCGGGTGGCCGTCCACAGTATGGACAAGACCGAAATCCCGCAGGTTTTCCGCGAAAAGCAATATAAGGAAGAGTATTTAAAAAACATTATGGAGAGCATGCGGGTGCTGCCCCTGGACACGGTGGAGAAATTCCGCGCGGCTCTGAACTGCGCCAAAAACATTTACTTTTATGGGGACGGGCTGGATCGGGACGCCGCGCATTATGCCTATCGGCTGTTTACATCCATGGGATATTGCACCTATTTTCCGGCGGACAATTATGAAGTGAGTTCAATGCTGGCCCACATTTCCGACGGAGATATTCTGTTTCTCTTCTCGTTGACCGGGGAGAGCGAAGGCGCGATTGAGATGGTGGAGAATTCCAAGCTGCGCTGCCGGCCGTTGGTCGCCTCGGTCACATGGTCGGGAAACAACACGCTGCAAAACTTAAGCGACTTGGATTTTTATATGTTTGCGGACAAATTGACCTATAACGGCTATAATCTGACCTCCCGGGTGTCCATGATCGCCATCGTGGAAATGCTTGCATATTATATCATCGCCACGGAAAAGTAA
- the ptcA gene encoding putrescine carbamoyltransferase, with the protein MYAHTRSHGEVKHFIDTIDFSRQEMLDIFETIRMLKEMDMQGGVPKILKGASLAMIFEEPSTRTRVSFETAMTDLGGHALYLKPGEIHFGSHEAIKDTARVISSMCHGIMLRTKEHEILLNLCEYATVPVFNAMTYYNHPTQGICDFFTMSEHLPAGKKLEDIHVVFVGDSREDTGIMSKETGHMCATLGLRYTVCSPKKYSMSEQEQAKIRAKMEETGGTLVVTDDVDAAVADADFIVPDVWTYYGYEEEEADRMASFMPKYQLNMDMLGRAPGHCKALHCLPANREVEITSEVLDHPTRSLVFQEAENRLHTQRGLLAWYLYPRMREADETLIRYNEGKVRSFLDTRLK; encoded by the coding sequence ATGTACGCTCATACCAGAAGCCACGGCGAAGTGAAGCACTTCATCGACACCATTGATTTCTCCAGGCAGGAGATGCTGGACATCTTTGAGACCATCCGTATGCTCAAGGAGATGGATATGCAGGGCGGCGTTCCCAAGATCCTGAAGGGCGCATCCCTGGCCATGATCTTCGAGGAGCCCTCCACCCGCACCCGCGTCTCTTTTGAGACGGCTATGACCGACCTGGGCGGCCACGCCCTGTACCTGAAGCCCGGCGAGATCCACTTCGGCTCCCACGAGGCTATCAAAGACACTGCCCGTGTGATCTCCTCCATGTGCCACGGTATCATGCTGCGCACCAAGGAGCATGAAATCCTGCTGAACCTGTGCGAATACGCCACCGTGCCCGTGTTCAACGCCATGACCTATTACAACCACCCCACCCAGGGCATCTGCGACTTCTTCACCATGAGCGAGCATCTGCCTGCCGGCAAGAAGCTGGAGGACATTCACGTCGTCTTCGTCGGCGACTCCCGCGAGGATACCGGCATCATGAGCAAGGAAACCGGCCATATGTGCGCCACGCTGGGCCTGCGCTACACCGTTTGCTCTCCCAAGAAATACTCCATGAGTGAGCAGGAGCAGGCCAAGATCCGCGCCAAGATGGAGGAGACTGGCGGCACCCTGGTGGTCACTGACGACGTGGACGCCGCCGTTGCCGACGCCGACTTCATCGTGCCCGACGTGTGGACCTACTACGGCTATGAGGAGGAGGAGGCCGACCGCATGGCCTCCTTCATGCCTAAGTATCAGCTGAACATGGACATGCTGGGCCGCGCCCCCGGGCACTGCAAGGCCCTGCACTGCCTGCCCGCCAACCGCGAGGTGGAGATCACCAGCGAGGTTCTGGATCATCCCACCCGCTCCCTGGTCTTCCAGGAGGCCGAGAACCGGCTGCACACCCAGCGCGGCCTGCTGGCCTGGTACCTCTATCCCCGTATGCGGGAGGCTGACGAGACCCTCATCCGCTACAACGAGGGCAAGGTGAGAAGCTTCCTGGATACCCGCCTGAAGTAA
- the arcC_2 gene encoding carbamate kinase: MKTEKIVIALGGNALGSNLPEQAVAVRQTASAIADLIQEGHQVVVAHGNGPQVGMIQNAMAELTRSDPGKYIPCPLSVCVAMSQGYIGYDLQNALREELLNRGIEKGVATVLTQVQVDPDDPAFQKPTKPIGAFMDKEEAEALACERGYTVVEDAGRGYRRVVASPRPQSIVEISSIRTMVDAGLVVVACGGGGIPVVSTGGYGLKGAAAVIDKDFASAVLAQQLGADCLIILTAVEKVAINFGKPDEQWLDSLTPDEARRYMGEGHFAPGSMLPKVQAAVQFVQANPGKKAIITSLDKAIDALDGKTGTVVTCA; encoded by the coding sequence ATGAAAACAGAAAAAATTGTCATCGCCCTGGGCGGCAACGCCCTGGGCAGCAACCTGCCCGAGCAGGCCGTCGCGGTCCGTCAGACCGCCAGCGCCATCGCCGACCTCATTCAGGAGGGCCACCAGGTGGTGGTCGCCCACGGCAACGGTCCCCAGGTGGGCATGATCCAAAACGCCATGGCCGAGCTCACCCGCTCCGACCCCGGGAAGTACATCCCCTGCCCCCTCTCCGTCTGCGTGGCCATGAGCCAGGGCTATATCGGCTACGACCTGCAGAACGCCCTGCGGGAGGAGCTTTTGAACCGGGGCATCGAAAAGGGCGTGGCCACCGTGCTCACCCAGGTGCAGGTGGACCCGGACGACCCCGCCTTCCAGAAGCCCACCAAGCCCATCGGCGCGTTTATGGACAAAGAGGAGGCCGAGGCCCTGGCCTGCGAGCGGGGCTACACCGTGGTGGAGGACGCGGGCCGGGGCTACCGGCGCGTGGTGGCCTCCCCCAGGCCCCAGTCCATCGTGGAGATCTCCTCCATCCGCACCATGGTGGACGCGGGGCTGGTGGTGGTGGCCTGCGGCGGCGGCGGCATCCCTGTGGTCTCCACCGGGGGTTACGGCCTGAAGGGGGCGGCCGCCGTCATCGACAAGGACTTTGCCTCCGCCGTGCTGGCCCAGCAGCTGGGCGCCGACTGCCTCATCATCCTCACCGCCGTGGAGAAGGTGGCAATCAACTTCGGCAAGCCCGACGAGCAGTGGCTGGACTCCCTCACCCCCGACGAGGCCCGCAGATACATGGGCGAGGGGCATTTCGCCCCCGGCTCCATGCTGCCCAAGGTCCAGGCCGCGGTGCAGTTTGTCCAGGCCAATCCTGGCAAAAAAGCCATTATCACAAGTCTGGATAAGGCCATTGACGCGCTGGACGGCAAGACCGGTACAGTCGTCACCTGCGCATGA
- a CDS encoding MATE family efflux transporter, with translation MARVGARLTEGSVWGTILRFSLPFLLANLLQALYGASDLFMVGRFADSAGVSAVSTGGQVMQTITGLSVGLTAGGTVLIGQYYGARRGRDMADAVKTCLLLFGLLSAAMAAAALWFLDPICALMQVPAEALPLTREYLRICACGIPFIVGYNALSSILRGLGDSRTPLLFITIACVINVSTDLLFVGVLRWGAPGAAVSTVIAQIASLALAGCCLLARGHLAKYRRSRPRFRAVAARGMLSAGLPLALQEGLVNASFLVITAVINHMGLVASASVGVVEKLIVFSMLPTTAFASAIAAVTAQHRGAGLMDRARRCLRVGVLLSLLFGLACFLAAQLAAPGLVGLFTRDPAVVGAGSWYLRSYSLDCVVVCFVFCMNAYFSGGGHPVFPLVHSLASTCLVRIPLSWYLSHTPRAGLFHIGFAAPCASLLSLALCCAYFRGPGRQKSPASAPP, from the coding sequence TTGGCACGTGTGGGCGCGCGTCTGACGGAGGGGAGCGTGTGGGGGACCATCCTGCGCTTTTCCCTCCCCTTTTTGCTGGCCAACCTGCTCCAGGCGCTCTACGGCGCGTCCGACCTGTTTATGGTGGGCCGTTTCGCGGACAGCGCGGGGGTGTCGGCGGTCTCCACCGGCGGGCAGGTGATGCAGACCATCACCGGGCTGTCGGTGGGCCTCACCGCCGGGGGCACGGTGCTGATCGGGCAGTATTACGGGGCCCGGCGGGGCCGGGATATGGCGGACGCCGTCAAGACCTGCCTGCTGCTCTTCGGCCTGCTGTCCGCGGCCATGGCGGCCGCCGCGCTCTGGTTCCTGGACCCCATCTGCGCGCTCATGCAGGTCCCCGCCGAGGCCCTCCCCCTCACCCGGGAGTACCTGCGCATCTGCGCCTGCGGCATCCCCTTCATCGTCGGCTACAACGCGCTCAGCAGCATCCTCAGGGGGCTGGGGGACTCCAGGACCCCCCTGCTCTTCATCACCATCGCCTGCGTCATCAACGTCTCCACCGATCTGCTCTTCGTGGGCGTGCTGCGCTGGGGCGCCCCCGGCGCGGCGGTGTCCACGGTGATCGCGCAGATCGCCAGCCTGGCCCTGGCCGGGTGCTGCCTCCTGGCCAGGGGCCACCTGGCGAAGTACCGCCGCAGCAGGCCCCGCTTCCGGGCCGTGGCGGCCCGCGGGATGCTCTCGGCGGGGCTGCCCCTCGCGCTCCAGGAGGGGCTGGTCAACGCCTCCTTCCTGGTCATCACGGCGGTCATCAACCACATGGGGCTGGTCGCGTCCGCCTCCGTGGGCGTGGTGGAGAAGCTCATCGTGTTCAGCATGCTCCCCACCACCGCCTTTGCCTCCGCCATCGCCGCCGTCACCGCACAGCACCGGGGCGCGGGCCTGATGGACCGCGCCCGGCGCTGCCTGCGCGTGGGCGTGCTCCTCTCCCTGCTCTTCGGGCTCGCCTGCTTCCTGGCCGCCCAGCTCGCCGCGCCCGGCCTGGTGGGGCTGTTCACCAGGGATCCGGCCGTGGTGGGGGCGGGGAGCTGGTACCTGCGCTCCTACAGCCTGGACTGCGTCGTGGTCTGCTTCGTCTTCTGCATGAACGCCTACTTCAGCGGCGGCGGGCACCCGGTCTTCCCCCTGGTCCACAGCCTGGCCTCCACCTGCCTTGTGCGGATCCCGCTCTCCTGGTACCTGAGCCACACGCCCCGCGCCGGCCTCTTCCACATCGGCTTCGCCGCCCCGTGCGCCAGCCTGCTCTCCCTCGCCCTGTGCTGCGCCTATTTCCGGGGCCCCGGGAGGCAAAAGAGTCCGGCCTCGGCCCCGCCGTAA
- a CDS encoding amino acid permease translates to MQKRGENTANSLKRCFGIRETITINVGTVIGVGLFTLGANVVGLLGPWVFAATLLALGISIYPSLLYAEMGGALPYAGGTYQYASLGLGRPFGILAGWNFIISMVSVASGEALAFAFYLRTLFGALGLPLPLGDRGVACLALAGFLLLALRGVEWSGRLQNGFLFFFWGVALVWVCSMAPKLRFSYFSGGPGVSPGGFLPCVALVWWCFAGFETCCAMGEEIKFPQINLPRALFLAPFLVFAVNGLFQWVLVCIVPPGGLAALADAAAPYARGMELAGVAGFPLVLLCLGIAFGGDFSTLNASVSAPARYLFTMARDGVLPAAFARIHPKYRTPYLSILALGGLMLLLVGTGSITYIASLSLFATLFYYIIGMAAALGLRRRRPDLPRPYRAPGIRLGAPLSIAIYLLMMTQLAPAGAAAGAAWCALGLFVCRLARRSAAPAQSVPPPPPPPSPEERAGMDREYRRWRLAVGAAVAVVLALYAAAFLLSRG, encoded by the coding sequence ATGCAAAAACGCGGAGAAAACACGGCAAATTCACTCAAGCGCTGCTTCGGCATCCGGGAGACCATCACCATCAACGTGGGCACCGTCATCGGCGTGGGCCTCTTCACCCTGGGGGCCAACGTGGTGGGTCTGCTGGGGCCCTGGGTGTTCGCGGCCACCCTGCTGGCGCTGGGGATCAGCATCTACCCCTCCCTGCTCTACGCCGAGATGGGCGGCGCGCTGCCCTACGCGGGCGGCACCTACCAGTACGCGTCCCTGGGCCTGGGGCGGCCCTTCGGCATTCTGGCCGGGTGGAACTTTATTATCTCCATGGTCTCGGTGGCCAGCGGGGAGGCCCTGGCCTTCGCCTTCTATCTGCGCACCCTGTTCGGGGCCCTGGGCCTCCCGCTGCCCCTGGGCGACAGGGGGGTGGCCTGCCTGGCCCTGGCGGGCTTCCTGCTCCTGGCCCTGCGGGGCGTGGAGTGGAGCGGCAGGCTGCAAAACGGCTTCCTGTTCTTTTTCTGGGGCGTGGCCCTGGTGTGGGTCTGCTCCATGGCCCCAAAGCTCCGGTTCTCCTATTTCAGCGGCGGACCCGGGGTGTCCCCGGGCGGCTTCCTGCCCTGCGTGGCCCTGGTGTGGTGGTGCTTCGCCGGGTTCGAGACCTGCTGCGCCATGGGGGAGGAGATCAAGTTCCCTCAAATCAACCTGCCCCGCGCCCTCTTCCTGGCCCCCTTCCTGGTCTTTGCGGTCAACGGGCTGTTCCAGTGGGTGCTGGTATGCATCGTCCCCCCCGGGGGCCTGGCCGCCCTGGCGGACGCCGCCGCCCCCTACGCCAGGGGCATGGAGCTGGCCGGGGTGGCCGGCTTCCCGCTGGTGCTGCTGTGCCTGGGCATCGCCTTCGGCGGGGACTTCTCCACCCTCAACGCCAGCGTGTCCGCCCCCGCCCGGTACCTGTTCACCATGGCGCGGGACGGCGTCCTGCCCGCCGCCTTTGCCAGGATCCACCCCAAATACCGCACCCCCTATCTCTCCATCCTGGCCCTGGGCGGGCTGATGCTCCTGCTGGTGGGAACCGGCTCCATCACCTACATCGCCTCCCTCTCCCTCTTCGCCACCCTCTTCTACTATATAATCGGCATGGCCGCCGCCCTGGGCCTGCGCCGCCGCAGGCCGGACCTGCCGCGCCCGTACCGGGCGCCCGGCATCCGCCTCGGCGCGCCGCTGAGCATCGCAATCTACCTGCTGATGATGACCCAGCTCGCCCCGGCGGGCGCCGCCGCCGGGGCCGCCTGGTGTGCGCTGGGACTGTTCGTCTGCCGCCTGGCGCGGCGCTCCGCCGCCCCCGCGCAGTCCGTCCCCCCGCCGCCCCCGCCCCCCTCGCCGGAGGAACGGGCGGGCATGGACCGGGAGTACCGCCGCTGGCGCCTGGCCGTGGGCGCCGCCGTCGCCGTGGTCCTGGCCCTCTACGCCGCCGCCTTCCTCCTCTCGCGGGGGTGA
- a CDS encoding ABC transporter ATP-binding protein codes for MADILIQGLTQNNLKHVTFRIPKEAITVFTGVSGSGKSSIVFDTIAAESQRQMNATYPAFVRARLPKYPKPAVERIDNLTACVVVDQSPLGGNARSTVGTISGLYASLRLLFSRIGTPCVGTASYFSFNDPNGMCKTCSGLGKVTKVDVEAILDLDKSWNEGCVRDSLYRPGSWYWKQYARSGLFDLDKPIKDYSAGEYNLLLYGSRDGVGEPENPKVTGLSHKYTKTLLNRDISSKSKHTQEKSQSLVAELECAACHGKRLNEAALSCKIDGWSIADLCAMELTQLRETLSRITDPRVDVLVQTLIEGLDRMIEIGLPYLHLNRETPSLSGGEAQRLKLVRYMGSSLTGMTYIFDEPSAGMHPRDVYRMNKLLLQLRDKGNTVLVVEHDRDVIAIADHVIDVGPLAGQDGGEIVFQGSFQALLRADTLTGRAMHQVLPLKRTPRRPAGSLPVRDACLHNLKHVDVDIPLGIMTVVTGVAGSGKSTLIAQVFAKQYERDVVIIDQGPITATSRSTPASYLGFFDEIRRLLARESGQPEGLFSFNSAGACPACGGKGVIVTELAFMDPIVTQCEACGGARYSPEALSCAYQGKNIVELLGLTASQAMEVFGDAKIKKHLKVLRQVGLGYLTLGQPLSTLSGGERQRLKLAKHLGKKGSVIVMDEPTTGLHLSDIQTLLKLFDLIVSRGNTLVVIEHNLDVMKQADWIIDVGPDGGKNGGRVVFAGTPADMVRGADTLTADSLRAACPQGAERF; via the coding sequence ATGGCGGACATTCTGATACAGGGGCTCACCCAAAACAACCTCAAGCACGTCACCTTCCGCATTCCAAAGGAGGCGATCACGGTATTCACCGGCGTGTCCGGCTCCGGCAAGTCCAGCATCGTATTCGACACCATCGCCGCCGAATCCCAGCGGCAGATGAACGCCACCTACCCGGCCTTCGTGCGCGCCCGGCTGCCCAAGTACCCCAAGCCGGCAGTGGAGCGCATCGACAATCTGACGGCCTGCGTGGTGGTGGACCAGTCCCCCCTGGGCGGGAACGCCCGCTCCACGGTGGGGACCATCAGCGGCCTGTACGCCAGCCTGCGGCTGCTCTTCTCCAGGATCGGGACGCCCTGCGTGGGCACGGCCTCCTACTTCTCCTTCAACGATCCCAACGGCATGTGCAAAACCTGCTCCGGCCTGGGGAAGGTCACAAAGGTGGATGTGGAGGCGATTCTGGATCTTGATAAATCCTGGAACGAGGGCTGCGTGCGGGACTCCCTGTACCGCCCCGGCTCCTGGTACTGGAAGCAGTACGCCCGCTCCGGCCTGTTCGACCTGGACAAGCCCATCAAGGACTACTCCGCCGGGGAGTATAACCTCCTGCTCTACGGCTCCCGGGACGGTGTGGGGGAGCCGGAAAACCCGAAGGTGACAGGACTGTCCCACAAATACACCAAAACGCTGCTCAACCGGGACATCAGCAGCAAGAGCAAACACACCCAGGAGAAGTCCCAGAGCCTGGTGGCCGAGCTGGAGTGCGCCGCCTGCCACGGCAAGCGGCTCAACGAAGCCGCCCTGAGCTGTAAAATAGACGGCTGGTCCATCGCGGATCTGTGCGCCATGGAGCTGACGCAGCTGCGGGAGACGCTCTCCCGGATCACGGATCCGAGGGTGGACGTGCTGGTGCAGACGCTGATCGAGGGGCTGGACAGAATGATCGAAATCGGCCTGCCCTACCTCCACCTGAACCGGGAGACGCCCTCCCTCTCCGGCGGCGAGGCCCAGCGGCTCAAGCTGGTGCGGTACATGGGCAGCAGCCTGACCGGGATGACCTATATCTTCGACGAGCCCAGCGCCGGGATGCACCCCAGGGACGTCTACCGTATGAACAAGCTGCTCCTGCAGCTGCGCGACAAGGGCAATACTGTGCTGGTGGTGGAGCACGACAGGGACGTGATCGCCATCGCGGACCACGTGATCGACGTGGGTCCGCTGGCGGGGCAGGACGGCGGGGAGATCGTGTTCCAGGGCAGCTTCCAGGCGCTGCTCCGCGCCGATACCCTGACGGGCAGGGCCATGCACCAGGTCCTGCCCCTCAAGCGGACGCCCCGCCGCCCGGCGGGCAGCCTGCCGGTCCGGGACGCCTGCCTGCACAACCTGAAGCACGTGGACGTGGACATCCCCCTGGGAATTATGACCGTCGTGACCGGGGTGGCCGGTTCGGGCAAGAGCACCCTGATCGCCCAGGTCTTTGCAAAGCAGTACGAGCGCGACGTGGTGATAATCGACCAGGGGCCCATCACGGCCACCAGCCGCTCCACCCCCGCCTCCTACCTGGGCTTTTTCGACGAGATCCGCAGGCTGCTGGCCCGGGAGAGCGGCCAGCCGGAGGGCCTGTTCAGCTTCAATTCGGCGGGGGCCTGCCCGGCGTGCGGCGGCAAGGGCGTCATCGTGACCGAGCTGGCCTTCATGGACCCCATCGTGACGCAGTGCGAGGCCTGCGGCGGCGCGCGGTACAGCCCGGAGGCCCTGTCCTGCGCCTATCAGGGGAAAAATATCGTGGAGCTGCTGGGGCTGACCGCCTCCCAGGCCATGGAGGTGTTCGGGGACGCCAAAATCAAAAAGCATTTGAAGGTGCTCCGGCAGGTGGGCCTGGGCTACCTGACCCTGGGCCAGCCTCTCAGCACGCTGTCCGGCGGTGAGCGCCAGCGGCTCAAGCTGGCCAAGCACCTGGGGAAAAAGGGGAGCGTCATCGTGATGGACGAGCCCACCACCGGGCTGCACCTGTCCGATATTCAGACCCTCCTGAAGCTGTTCGACCTGATCGTGTCCCGCGGCAACACCCTGGTGGTAATCGAGCACAACCTGGACGTGATGAAGCAGGCGGACTGGATCATCGACGTCGGCCCCGACGGGGGCAAAAACGGGGGCCGGGTGGTCTTTGCGGGCACGCCCGCCGACATGGTGCGCGGTGCGGACACCCTGACGGCGGACAGCCTGCGGGCCGCCTGCCCCCAAGGCGCGGAGCGTTTTTGA